The Vibrio pomeroyi genome window below encodes:
- a CDS encoding RnfH family protein produces MTIESDMIHVEVVFALPHEQRVFTLVVNKNATVEEIIAQSGVLELYPEIDLAKNKVGVFSRNVKLDATVRDKDRIEIYRALLADPKEIRRKRAEQAKAAAAK; encoded by the coding sequence ATGACTATTGAATCAGATATGATCCACGTAGAAGTTGTGTTTGCACTTCCACACGAGCAGCGTGTGTTTACCTTAGTTGTGAACAAGAACGCGACCGTTGAAGAGATCATTGCGCAGTCAGGTGTATTGGAGCTGTATCCAGAAATCGACTTGGCGAAAAACAAGGTTGGTGTATTCAGCCGTAACGTTAAGTTAGATGCGACGGTTCGTGATAAAGACCGTATCGAAATCTATCGTGCTTTACTGGCAGATCCAAAAGAGATTCGCCGTAAGCGTGCCGAACAAGCGAAAGCCGCTGCTGCCAAGTAG
- the bamE gene encoding outer membrane protein assembly factor BamE — MRIKKWLVAVPLALTMLTGCSLLEKLVYRIDINQGNYVEQEAVDQLKFGMTKTQVRYVMGSPMLIENGYPDTWYYIYHHQKGHNDPIQKNLVVNFDATGTLVTINGDFEASDEFFESLR; from the coding sequence ATGCGAATTAAAAAGTGGTTAGTTGCAGTTCCACTTGCACTAACAATGTTGACCGGTTGCTCTCTACTAGAGAAGTTGGTTTATCGAATTGACATCAATCAGGGTAACTATGTTGAACAAGAAGCTGTCGACCAGCTCAAGTTTGGCATGACAAAAACACAAGTTCGTTACGTTATGGGCTCACCTATGCTTATCGAAAATGGCTACCCAGATACGTGGTACTACATCTACCACCATCAGAAAGGTCACAACGACCCTATTCAGAAAAACCTTGTCGTGAACTTTGATGCTACTGGCACTCTAGTAACGATCAACGGTGATTTTGAAGCCAGTGATGAGTTCTTCGAAAGCCTTCGCTAG
- the recN gene encoding DNA repair protein RecN, with the protein MLAHLSVNNFAIVKSLQLELSKGMTTITGETGAGKSIAIDALGLCLGGRSDAGMVRQGEEKTEVSAAFLLENNLHATRWLEDNELLDGGECILRRTISKEGRSRAFINGSPVPLSQLKSLGQLLINIHGQHAHHQLMKSDYQMAMLDQYAGHLNLLKSTRNAYQAWRQADNHLKELRENSQQNQAQKQLLEYQIKELNELSIGEEEYEELEQEHKRLSNSGELASTCQQAIELIYEGEEVNALGILQSANHSLIQLADLDERLAELPNLLSEAIIQIEETNSELRSYLDSIDVDPARMAYVEERFSKVMSMSRKHHVLPEELYKHHQDLLQQVEALDCSDEKLDELANEVENQYQSFVAKSEKLHKSRTRYAKELNKLITQSMHELSMEKAQFAIEVNNTNTHPSPLGMDNVTFIVSTNPGQPMQPIAKVASGGELSRISLAIQVITAQKVDTPSLIFDEVDVGISGPTAAVVGKMLRTLGESTQVMCVTHLPQVAGCGHQQLFVAKSTKSGKTETQMHTLDEQQRVSELARLLGGSQITESTLANAKELLIAA; encoded by the coding sequence ATGCTGGCTCATTTAAGTGTTAATAATTTCGCTATTGTTAAGTCTTTACAGCTAGAACTCTCTAAAGGCATGACAACAATCACCGGGGAAACTGGTGCAGGTAAATCTATCGCTATCGATGCTTTAGGCTTATGCCTTGGAGGAAGATCAGATGCAGGAATGGTTAGACAAGGTGAAGAGAAAACCGAAGTCAGTGCCGCTTTTTTACTTGAGAACAATCTGCATGCAACTCGCTGGTTAGAAGACAACGAACTGCTTGATGGCGGTGAATGCATCCTACGCAGAACTATCTCTAAAGAAGGTCGTTCTCGTGCATTTATCAATGGTAGCCCAGTTCCTCTTTCACAATTGAAATCACTGGGACAACTGCTGATCAACATTCATGGTCAACACGCACACCATCAGTTAATGAAGAGCGACTACCAAATGGCCATGCTTGATCAATACGCAGGCCACTTGAACCTATTGAAGTCGACACGTAACGCTTACCAAGCATGGCGACAAGCGGATAACCATCTAAAAGAGTTACGTGAAAACAGCCAACAAAACCAAGCTCAAAAACAGCTTCTTGAATATCAAATCAAAGAGCTAAACGAGTTATCTATTGGGGAGGAAGAATATGAAGAGCTCGAACAAGAGCATAAGCGCCTCTCCAATAGCGGAGAATTGGCCTCAACCTGCCAGCAAGCTATCGAACTTATTTACGAAGGTGAAGAAGTTAATGCGCTTGGTATTCTGCAATCGGCCAATCACTCCCTAATTCAACTTGCTGATTTAGATGAAAGATTAGCTGAGCTACCAAACCTACTCTCTGAAGCCATCATTCAGATCGAAGAGACCAATAGCGAGTTAAGAAGTTACCTAGACAGCATTGATGTCGACCCTGCTCGCATGGCTTATGTAGAAGAGCGCTTCTCTAAAGTGATGTCGATGTCGCGTAAACACCATGTGTTGCCAGAAGAACTTTATAAGCACCATCAAGACTTGCTACAGCAAGTCGAAGCGCTGGATTGTTCTGATGAAAAGCTGGATGAATTAGCCAACGAGGTTGAAAACCAATACCAGTCGTTCGTGGCGAAATCAGAAAAGCTTCATAAGTCTCGTACACGTTACGCGAAAGAGTTGAACAAACTGATCACGCAAAGCATGCACGAACTGAGCATGGAAAAAGCGCAGTTTGCCATTGAAGTGAACAACACCAATACACATCCATCGCCATTAGGTATGGATAACGTGACCTTTATTGTGTCGACTAACCCAGGCCAACCAATGCAGCCAATTGCTAAAGTAGCCTCTGGTGGTGAGCTATCACGTATCTCACTCGCGATTCAGGTCATCACGGCTCAGAAAGTAGACACTCCAAGCCTCATCTTCGATGAAGTCGATGTGGGTATCAGTGGACCAACGGCTGCGGTTGTCGGAAAAATGCTGCGTACACTAGGTGAATCAACGCAAGTTATGTGTGTGACTCACTTACCTCAAGTCGCAGGCTGTGGTCACCAACAACTGTTCGTGGCGAAGAGTACCAAGTCGGGTAAAACAGAAACGCAAATGCACACGCTTGATGAGCAACAACGCGTTTCAGAGCTTGCTCGCTTGCTTGGTGGCAGCCAAATTACAGAATCGACCCTTGCCAACGCAAAAGAGTTATTAATCGCAGCTTAG
- the nadK gene encoding NAD(+) kinase, with protein MKKPFEVIAIIGKPRDQQAIQTHRELYQWLSAEGYQVFVDDRLATILDDIPKEHFSSLIELGKRADLAIVVGGDGNMLGAARILSRFDISVIGVNRGNLGFLTDLNPENFQSALTDVLKGEFMEEERFLLETEIHRHGQIKSHNAALNEAVLHPGQVAHMIEFEVYIDDSFAFSQRSDGLIVSTPTGSTAYSLSGGGPILSSSLNAISLVPMFPHTLSSRPLVVDGKRRIKLIVSPDNRGTQEVSCDGQISLPVSPGDEIHIYQSPNVLKLIHPKDYNYYHVLRNKLGWSSKLF; from the coding sequence ATGAAAAAGCCATTTGAAGTCATTGCCATTATCGGTAAACCTCGAGATCAGCAAGCAATTCAGACTCATAGAGAGCTCTATCAGTGGTTAAGTGCTGAGGGTTATCAAGTGTTTGTTGATGACAGACTCGCCACAATTTTAGACGATATCCCAAAAGAACATTTTTCTAGCCTGATTGAATTAGGTAAGCGCGCCGATCTCGCGATAGTGGTCGGTGGTGACGGAAATATGCTGGGAGCAGCTCGAATCTTGTCACGCTTCGATATTTCAGTGATCGGTGTTAACCGAGGCAACCTTGGCTTCCTAACCGATCTTAACCCTGAAAACTTCCAGAGCGCGCTGACGGATGTTCTTAAAGGCGAGTTCATGGAAGAAGAGCGCTTCTTGCTTGAAACGGAAATTCATCGCCACGGCCAAATAAAAAGCCACAACGCCGCACTCAACGAAGCAGTACTTCACCCCGGTCAAGTTGCACACATGATCGAGTTTGAAGTGTACATCGATGACAGCTTTGCTTTCTCTCAGCGTTCTGATGGTTTGATCGTTTCAACTCCGACAGGTTCTACCGCCTACTCGCTTTCTGGCGGCGGTCCTATTTTGTCATCAAGTTTGAATGCGATCTCATTGGTACCAATGTTCCCGCACACGCTTTCAAGCCGACCACTGGTAGTCGATGGCAAGCGCCGCATCAAGCTGATCGTATCGCCTGATAACCGCGGCACTCAAGAAGTCAGCTGCGATGGTCAAATCTCATTACCTGTGTCTCCGGGCGACGAGATCCACATTTACCAAAGTCCAAATGTGCTCAAGCTGATCCATCCAAAAGACTACAACTACTACCATGTCTTACGTAACAAATTGGGCTGGTCGAGCAAGCTGTTTTAA
- the grpE gene encoding nucleotide exchange factor GrpE codes for MSNEENKVTEEELDQIIAEAEKVEAAELNEDAADEQEAKIAQLEAALLSSESKVKEQQDSVLRAKAEVENMRRRSEQEIDKARKFALNKFAEGLLPVIDNLERAMQAADAENEVVKPLFEGVELTHKTFVDTVAKFGLKEINPEGEVFNPEFHQAMSIQESPDHESNTVMFVMQKGYELNGRVVRPAMVMVAK; via the coding sequence ATGAGCAACGAAGAAAACAAAGTAACCGAAGAAGAGCTAGATCAGATCATTGCTGAAGCAGAAAAAGTGGAAGCTGCTGAGCTGAACGAAGACGCTGCTGATGAGCAGGAAGCAAAAATCGCTCAACTAGAAGCTGCACTTCTATCTAGCGAATCTAAAGTGAAAGAGCAGCAAGATTCTGTTCTTCGCGCGAAAGCTGAAGTTGAAAACATGCGTCGTCGTAGCGAGCAAGAAATTGATAAAGCGCGTAAATTCGCTTTGAACAAGTTTGCTGAAGGTCTACTTCCTGTAATCGACAACCTAGAGCGCGCAATGCAAGCTGCAGATGCTGAAAACGAAGTGGTTAAGCCTTTGTTTGAAGGTGTTGAGCTTACGCACAAAACGTTCGTAGACACAGTGGCTAAGTTTGGTCTTAAAGAGATCAACCCTGAAGGTGAAGTGTTCAACCCTGAATTCCACCAAGCAATGTCTATCCAAGAAAGCCCAGATCACGAATCAAACACGGTTATGTTCGTGATGCAAAAAGGCTACGAACTAAACGGTCGTGTAGTTCGTCCTGCAATGGTTATGGTTGCTAAGTAA
- a CDS encoding dicarboxylate/amino acid:cation symporter encodes MDKSLSSKIFVGLFAGLLIGTAIQYLFSGIAIFDTYLLGAAEGAGGMFVSLIKLLVVPLVYVSIVCGIVELKDIRSFGRLGGKTFGLYIINTIIAISAALTIGLIFQPGAGANLAGTVSETIALTTTETPDIFSLVVNIVPSNPVEAFASGDMLQIIFMAILTGLAIQALDSRGGPAIKTFKMANEIMMKLIGLVMSLAPYGVFALMIQLGATLDADTLMSVAGYVALVVAMLVFWIFFFYPMMVGSFTGISPKQFLRATREQVLFSLSTASSNATIPVTMRTLTDKLNVSKSVAGFGVPLGATMNMSGVSIYIALATMFVANAFGQPINTADIFTLGLTILLLSIGAGGVPGGGVVMVGVLLHQLGLPPEGLAIVAAVDRICDMFCTSSNVVGDTAVNTIVAKSEGEIGVETNEEAELQKAEA; translated from the coding sequence ATGGATAAATCGCTCTCAAGTAAGATTTTTGTAGGCTTGTTTGCCGGCCTACTTATTGGTACTGCTATTCAGTACCTATTCAGCGGTATTGCTATTTTTGACACATATCTACTTGGTGCTGCGGAAGGCGCTGGTGGTATGTTCGTATCACTTATCAAGTTGCTGGTAGTGCCTCTTGTATACGTATCTATTGTTTGCGGTATCGTTGAACTAAAAGATATTCGTTCATTTGGTCGTCTTGGTGGTAAAACCTTTGGTCTTTACATTATTAACACCATCATCGCGATCTCTGCTGCTCTAACGATTGGTCTTATTTTCCAACCTGGTGCTGGTGCAAACCTAGCAGGTACGGTTTCTGAGACAATTGCGCTTACAACAACTGAAACACCAGACATCTTCTCTCTTGTTGTTAACATCGTTCCTAGCAACCCTGTAGAAGCGTTCGCAAGCGGCGATATGCTACAAATCATCTTCATGGCAATTTTGACAGGTCTTGCTATTCAAGCGCTTGATTCTCGTGGTGGTCCAGCTATCAAGACATTCAAGATGGCTAACGAAATCATGATGAAGCTTATCGGTCTAGTAATGAGCTTGGCGCCTTACGGTGTATTTGCTCTGATGATTCAACTGGGCGCAACACTGGATGCAGATACGCTAATGTCAGTTGCTGGCTATGTGGCACTTGTGGTTGCAATGCTTGTGTTCTGGATTTTCTTCTTCTACCCGATGATGGTTGGTTCATTCACTGGCATTTCTCCAAAGCAGTTCCTACGTGCAACTCGTGAGCAAGTTCTATTCTCACTATCTACAGCAAGTTCGAATGCAACAATCCCAGTAACAATGCGTACTCTTACTGACAAACTAAACGTATCTAAGTCAGTAGCAGGTTTCGGTGTACCACTAGGCGCAACAATGAACATGTCTGGTGTATCTATCTACATCGCACTAGCGACAATGTTCGTTGCGAACGCATTCGGTCAACCAATCAATACAGCTGATATCTTCACTCTAGGTCTAACTATCCTGCTACTGTCTATCGGTGCTGGTGGTGTTCCAGGTGGCGGTGTTGTGATGGTAGGTGTTCTATTGCACCAACTAGGTTTGCCACCAGAAGGTCTAGCGATTGTTGCTGCTGTTGACCGTATCTGTGACATGTTCTGTACTTCATCTAACGTAGTGGGTGACACAGCGGTTAACACTATCGTTGCTAAATCTGAAGGCGAAATCGGCGTTGAAACAAACGAAGAAGCTGAACTACAGAAAGCAGAAGCTTAA
- a CDS encoding polysaccharide lyase family 7 protein: MKLSYLSLLTAGLLAAPALASNHDVGQQFDLDPAKAPAQNFDLSKWKINLPELTIEGDRKGKTLEIGKKELSNVETPYVHPKWFYTDAESGAMVFVAPNTAPTTPNSKNTRSELRAMLADSYSAPNNNFAISSHDNAQEFGSIGGQMTATLSVDQVSTSGNYKKTGAFSVVIGQIHGSDNEPLKIVYRKLPEHEHGSLTWNYELNPPTEMKDAKDENGKKLRKDIRHDVFGQYNLKKGSADPVDGIKLGEVFSYDVNIKDNIMHLTFTKNPNSSDPVVKTYDVDLAKGKYQGHDIDLGYGQDWMYFKAGAYNQCNTKKSSSACEWRGMEAGDYTQASFYQLVLNQ, translated from the coding sequence ATGAAGTTGTCCTACCTTAGCCTACTAACTGCTGGTCTTTTAGCGGCGCCTGCTCTTGCTTCTAATCACGATGTTGGTCAACAGTTTGACCTTGATCCTGCAAAAGCACCGGCACAGAACTTCGATTTATCTAAATGGAAAATTAACTTACCTGAGCTGACAATCGAGGGAGACCGTAAAGGCAAAACTCTGGAGATTGGTAAGAAGGAATTGTCGAATGTAGAAACGCCTTATGTTCACCCTAAGTGGTTCTACACAGATGCGGAATCTGGTGCGATGGTGTTTGTGGCTCCGAATACCGCGCCAACCACACCAAACAGTAAGAATACACGTAGTGAGCTGAGAGCAATGTTGGCAGACAGTTACTCAGCTCCAAATAACAACTTCGCGATTTCAAGCCATGATAATGCGCAAGAGTTTGGCTCTATCGGCGGTCAAATGACGGCAACGCTTTCTGTCGATCAAGTCAGTACCAGCGGCAACTACAAAAAGACAGGCGCATTCTCAGTGGTGATTGGTCAGATCCATGGCTCGGATAATGAGCCATTGAAGATCGTTTACCGTAAACTGCCAGAGCATGAGCACGGTTCTTTAACGTGGAACTATGAACTGAACCCGCCGACAGAAATGAAAGATGCGAAGGACGAAAACGGTAAGAAACTTCGTAAAGACATTCGCCATGATGTGTTTGGTCAATATAACTTGAAGAAGGGCAGCGCTGACCCCGTCGATGGCATTAAGTTAGGTGAGGTGTTCTCATACGATGTGAATATCAAAGACAACATCATGCACTTAACCTTTACTAAGAATCCAAACTCATCTGACCCAGTCGTGAAGACATACGATGTCGATTTGGCAAAGGGTAAATATCAAGGACACGATATCGACCTTGGTTACGGTCAAGATTGGATGTATTTCAAAGCGGGCGCCTACAACCAGTGCAACACCAAGAAGTCGAGTTCGGCTTGTGAATGGCGTGGTATGGAAGCGGGTGACTACACTCAAGCAAGCTTCTACCAGTTAGTGCTAAATCAATAA
- the dnaK gene encoding molecular chaperone DnaK, with protein sequence MGKIIGIDLGTTNSCVAVLDGDKPRVIENAEGERTTASVIAYTEGETLVGQPAKRQAVTNPQNTLFAIKRLIGRRFEDEEVQRDIEIMPFNIVKADNGDAWVEAQGQKMAAPQVSAEVLKKMKKTAEDFLGEEVTGAVVTVPAYFNDAQRQATKDAGRIAGLDVKRIINEPTAAALAYGLDKQGGDRTIAVYDLGGGTFDISIIEIDEVEGEKTFEVLSTNGDTHLGGEDFDNRMINYLVDEFKKEQGIDLKADPLAMQRVKEAAEKAKIELSSTTQTDVNLPYVTADATGPKHMNIKVTRAKLESLVEDLVQRSLEPLKVALADADLSVGEITDVILVGGQTRMPMVQAKVTEFFGKEPRKDVNPDEAVAMGAAVQGGVLAGDVKDVLLLDVTPLSFGIETMGGVMTKLIEKNTTIPTKADQVFSTAEDNQNAVTIHVLQGERKQATYNKSLGQFNLEGIQPAPRGMPQIEVTFDLDADGILNVSAKDKATGKEQKITIQASGGLSEEEIEAMVQEAEANKEADKKFEELVTARNQADQMIHGTRKQVEEAGEALPAEEKEKIEAAITALEEVKSGNDKEAIDAKVQELMQAAQKLMEIAQQQAQAQQAGAEAGEQPKQDDDVVDAEFEEVKDDKK encoded by the coding sequence ATGGGTAAAATCATTGGTATTGATTTAGGTACTACTAACTCTTGTGTTGCTGTTCTTGACGGCGACAAACCACGCGTAATTGAAAATGCTGAAGGCGAACGCACAACAGCATCAGTAATCGCATACACAGAAGGCGAAACGCTAGTTGGTCAACCTGCAAAACGTCAAGCTGTTACTAACCCTCAAAACACACTGTTCGCTATCAAGCGTCTAATCGGTCGTCGTTTTGAAGATGAAGAAGTTCAACGCGATATCGAAATCATGCCTTTCAACATTGTTAAGGCTGACAACGGTGATGCATGGGTTGAAGCGCAAGGCCAAAAAATGGCTGCTCCTCAAGTATCTGCTGAAGTTCTTAAGAAAATGAAGAAAACAGCTGAAGACTTCCTAGGCGAAGAAGTAACTGGCGCAGTAGTAACTGTACCTGCTTACTTTAACGATGCTCAACGTCAAGCAACTAAAGATGCTGGCCGTATCGCTGGTCTAGATGTTAAACGTATCATCAACGAACCAACTGCTGCTGCTCTAGCTTACGGTCTAGACAAGCAAGGCGGTGATCGCACTATCGCTGTATACGACCTTGGTGGCGGTACATTCGATATCTCTATCATCGAAATCGATGAAGTAGAAGGCGAGAAGACTTTCGAAGTTCTTTCAACTAACGGTGACACTCACCTTGGTGGTGAAGATTTCGATAACCGCATGATCAACTACCTAGTAGATGAGTTCAAGAAAGAGCAAGGTATCGACCTTAAAGCTGATCCACTAGCAATGCAGCGTGTTAAAGAAGCAGCAGAAAAAGCGAAAATCGAGCTTTCTTCTACTACTCAAACTGACGTAAACCTACCTTACGTTACTGCTGATGCGACTGGTCCTAAGCACATGAACATCAAAGTGACTCGTGCGAAGCTTGAGTCTCTAGTTGAAGACCTAGTTCAACGTTCTCTTGAGCCACTAAAAGTAGCTCTAGCAGATGCTGACCTATCTGTAGGCGAAATCACTGACGTTATCCTAGTTGGTGGTCAGACTCGTATGCCTATGGTTCAAGCTAAAGTAACTGAATTCTTCGGGAAAGAGCCACGTAAAGACGTGAACCCTGACGAAGCTGTTGCAATGGGTGCTGCTGTTCAAGGTGGTGTACTAGCTGGTGACGTTAAAGACGTTCTACTACTAGACGTTACTCCTCTATCTTTCGGTATCGAAACGATGGGCGGCGTGATGACTAAGCTTATCGAGAAAAACACAACTATCCCTACTAAAGCGGATCAAGTGTTCTCTACAGCTGAAGATAACCAAAACGCAGTAACTATCCACGTCCTTCAAGGTGAGCGTAAGCAAGCGACTTACAACAAGTCTCTTGGTCAGTTCAACCTAGAAGGTATCCAACCAGCACCACGTGGCATGCCACAAATCGAAGTAACATTCGACCTAGATGCTGATGGTATCCTAAACGTATCTGCTAAAGATAAAGCGACGGGTAAAGAGCAGAAGATCACTATCCAAGCATCAGGCGGTCTGTCTGAGGAAGAGATCGAAGCAATGGTACAAGAAGCAGAAGCTAACAAAGAAGCGGACAAGAAGTTCGAAGAGCTAGTAACTGCACGTAACCAAGCTGACCAAATGATTCACGGTACTCGTAAGCAAGTAGAAGAAGCTGGTGAAGCTCTACCTGCAGAAGAGAAAGAGAAGATCGAAGCAGCTATCACGGCACTAGAAGAAGTTAAGTCTGGTAACGACAAAGAAGCTATCGACGCTAAAGTTCAAGAACTTATGCAAGCAGCTCAGAAGCTAATGGAAATCGCTCAACAACAAGCTCAAGCACAGCAAGCTGGCGCTGAAGCGGGTGAGCAACCTAAGCAAGACGACGACGTGGTAGACGCGGAGTTTGAAGAAGTTAAAGACGACAAAAAATAA
- the dnaJ gene encoding molecular chaperone DnaJ, which yields MSKRDFYEVLGVSRDASERDIKKAYKRLAMKFHPDRNQGDDTAADKFKEVKVAYEILTDPQKKAAYDQYGHAAFEQGGMGGGGGFGGGGQGDFGDIFGDVFGDIFGGGRRGGGQARAQRGSDLRYNMELSLEEAVRGVSKEIEVPTLVECDTCDGSGAKKGSSAQTCGTCHGHGQVQMRQGFFAVQQTCPTCNGKGKIIKDPCNSCHGQGRKQKTKTLNVKIPAGVDTGDRIRLSGEGEAGEQGAPAGDLYVQVHVKEHNIFERDGNNLYCEVPVSFSMAALGGEVEVPTLDGRVNLKVPEETQTGRMFRMRGKGVKGVRGGGVGDLIVKLVVETPVKLSSRQKELLREFEETCCGEAASKHKPKSEGFFSGVKNFFDDLTK from the coding sequence ATGTCAAAACGTGATTTTTACGAAGTATTAGGCGTAAGCCGCGATGCATCAGAGCGCGATATTAAAAAAGCGTACAAACGCTTAGCGATGAAATTCCACCCGGACCGTAACCAGGGTGACGACACCGCAGCAGATAAGTTTAAAGAAGTAAAAGTAGCGTACGAGATCCTAACCGATCCTCAAAAGAAAGCAGCTTACGACCAATACGGCCATGCAGCTTTTGAACAAGGCGGCATGGGCGGCGGCGGCGGTTTCGGCGGCGGTGGCCAAGGTGACTTCGGCGATATCTTCGGTGACGTATTTGGCGACATCTTCGGCGGCGGTCGTCGTGGTGGCGGTCAAGCGCGTGCACAACGTGGTTCTGATTTACGTTACAACATGGAGCTTTCTCTAGAAGAAGCGGTTCGTGGTGTTTCTAAAGAAATCGAAGTTCCAACACTTGTTGAGTGTGATACCTGTGATGGAAGTGGCGCGAAGAAAGGTTCTTCAGCGCAAACTTGTGGCACTTGTCATGGTCACGGCCAAGTACAAATGCGTCAAGGTTTCTTCGCGGTTCAACAGACTTGTCCTACTTGTAATGGTAAAGGCAAGATCATCAAAGACCCATGTAACTCTTGTCACGGTCAAGGCCGTAAGCAGAAGACCAAAACACTTAACGTTAAGATCCCCGCTGGTGTTGATACGGGCGATCGTATTCGTCTATCTGGCGAAGGTGAAGCGGGAGAGCAAGGCGCTCCAGCTGGCGACCTGTACGTACAAGTACACGTAAAAGAGCACAACATATTTGAGCGTGACGGCAACAACCTTTACTGCGAAGTACCAGTAAGCTTCTCTATGGCAGCTCTAGGTGGTGAAGTTGAAGTTCCAACACTGGATGGTCGTGTAAACCTTAAAGTGCCAGAAGAAACACAAACGGGCCGTATGTTCCGTATGCGTGGCAAAGGCGTGAAAGGCGTTCGTGGCGGCGGTGTGGGTGACCTAATCGTTAAGCTAGTGGTAGAAACACCAGTTAAGCTAAGCTCTCGTCAGAAAGAACTGCTACGTGAATTCGAAGAAACATGTTGTGGTGAAGCGGCAAGTAAGCACAAGCCAAAATCTGAAGGTTTCTTCAGCGGTGTTAAAAACTTCTTCGATGACCTAACTAAGTAA
- a CDS encoding prepilin-type N-terminal cleavage/methylation domain-containing protein yields MIRRNICNNNNLSIKGMTLIELLIAVAIVGILGAIAYPSYTNHVIKAHRVTVMADMTKIQLEIETLYTGNYTSAAESIISGGTCLFCDTDTSRYTLAVSASSTTYSIQAEPLSTQTNDDCLESTTDILELHHSGISEPEACWK; encoded by the coding sequence ATGATTCGAAGAAATATATGCAACAACAACAACTTAAGCATTAAAGGAATGACATTGATCGAATTATTGATCGCTGTCGCCATCGTGGGGATACTCGGTGCTATTGCCTATCCAAGTTATACAAACCATGTAATCAAGGCGCATCGAGTTACAGTGATGGCTGATATGACAAAGATACAATTGGAGATAGAAACGCTGTACACGGGAAACTACACCTCAGCAGCAGAGAGTATTATTTCTGGAGGGACATGTTTGTTTTGCGATACGGATACTAGCCGCTACACGCTAGCAGTTTCGGCTAGCAGCACAACCTACTCAATCCAGGCTGAACCACTTTCAACACAAACAAACGATGACTGCTTAGAATCGACGACCGATATTTTGGAATTGCACCACTCAGGTATTTCAGAACCAGAAGCGTGTTGGAAATAG
- a CDS encoding GspH/FimT family pseudopilin, whose product MTRGFTLLELLITVSVLSILIATAAPSFSSVTQTVKMQRLAGELNGFLIQAKSESVKRNQDLWVHFSMDKNEEQSTGEWSLLLKPTEDLSGETLMMLSGQPFRDVSFSHNYTGARISFESVRGRPARGTIYLSPNTASTDRLLVKLSSPPGRIKVCGESSAQYGYDAC is encoded by the coding sequence ATGACTCGCGGGTTTACTTTATTAGAGCTGTTAATAACGGTATCGGTTTTGTCGATACTGATAGCGACGGCTGCCCCGAGTTTTAGTTCGGTGACTCAAACCGTCAAGATGCAGCGACTCGCTGGTGAGTTGAATGGTTTTTTAATTCAAGCTAAGTCTGAATCGGTGAAAAGGAATCAAGATCTTTGGGTTCATTTCTCCATGGATAAAAATGAAGAGCAATCAACAGGGGAGTGGAGTCTGTTATTGAAACCGACCGAAGATCTCTCTGGCGAAACGCTGATGATGCTATCGGGTCAACCGTTTCGAGATGTCTCGTTTTCTCATAACTATACAGGTGCAAGAATTAGTTTTGAGAGTGTAAGAGGACGACCAGCTAGAGGAACGATTTACCTTTCTCCAAACACAGCGTCAACAGACCGACTGTTGGTTAAATTATCTAGCCCTCCAGGGCGAATTAAGGTGTGCGGTGAGTCCAGTGCGCAGTATGGCTATGATGCGTGTTAG